Genomic window (Carassius auratus strain Wakin unplaced genomic scaffold, ASM336829v1 scaf_tig00013179, whole genome shotgun sequence):
TGAAATTCAGGATGCTCACACTCAAACAGGTTGTgtctcagatcaggtccgaggactggtttgtcacgatagatctaaaagatgcatatttccatatctccatccttcccctacacaggaagtttctgaggtttgctttcgggggcgaagcgtaccaatatcgagtacttccctttggccttgcactctcaccccgcactttcacgaagtgtGTGGATGCAGCCCTGGCTCCGCTACGACTCCAGGGCATCCGCATACtgaactatatcgacgattggttgatcctagctcaatcagagcagatggcggttcggcatcgagatgtcgttctcgcccaCATgagagagctggggttaagactgaacgccaagaaaagtgtgctttctccagtacagagaaccacttatctgggcgtggtgtgggattcgaccacgatgcaggcacgcatgtcacctgctcggatcgagtcgatcctcgccgcagtcgcgagagtgagagaaggccagtcactcactgtcaagcggtttcaaaaactgctgggtctgatggcagctgcgtccaacgtgatacctcttggcctgctgtacatgagacccctacagtggtggctcaagaccaagcagttctccccgaggggaaacccacttcgcatgatcaaggtcacgcggcgctgcctacgtgccttggatatgtggaggaagccttggttcttgtctcagggcccggtgttgggagctccttgtcgccgcgtgatgctagcgacggacgcgtccctcaccggctggggtgcggtcatgagtggccaccctgcccgcggtctgtggagtggtcgccatctgacatggcatatcaattgcctagagatgcTAGCGGTCTATCGAGCATTGACAtttttcctcccagacctgagaggtcaccatgtgttggtgcgcaccgacaacacagcggtggtctcttacatcaaccaccaaggaggtctgcgCTCACGCCGTCTAAACaaactagcgtaccagatccttgtgtgggcccaggacaAATTTCTCTCGCTCAGAGcggttcacattcctgggcatatgaatatgggagcagacatcctgtcaaggcaggggccgaggcccggggaatggcggcttcacaccgaggtggtgaagcagatttggagagtttttggccaggctcaggtggacctgtttgcgactcgagtgacatcgcactgtcccctctggttctctctgactcatccagctccactggggctggacgccatggtacagacgtggccgaggcttcgtctgtacgcctttcccccgattgctctgctcccgggagttctggagagagtgcgccgggacggagttcggctgct
Coding sequences:
- the LOC113073889 gene encoding uncharacterized protein LOC113073889: LGLMAAASNVIPLGLLYMRPLQWWLKTKQFSPRGNPLRMIKVTRRCLRALDMWRKPWFLSQGPVLGAPCRRVMLATDASLTGWGAVMSGHPARGLWSGRHLTWHINCLEMLAVYRALTFFLPDLRGHHVLVRTDNTAVVSYINHQGGLRSRRLNKLAYQILVWAQDKFLSLRAVHIPGHMNMGADILSRQGPRPGEWRLHTEVVKQIWRVFGQAQVDLFATRVTSHCPLWFSLTHPAPLGLDAMVQTWPRLRLYAFPPIALLPGVLERVRRDGVRLLLVAPFWPGRVWFSDLISLLDGSPWEIPVRRDLLSQAEGTIVHPRPELWKLWVWPLRGPPFKPIEEISDRLLSIKTVFLLAISSLKRVGDLQALSVAPSYIDFAPGLAKAFLYPRAGYVPKVPSSTPRPVVLQAFSPPPFGEPDQKKLN